In Lacinutrix sp. Bg11-31, the DNA window ATGATCAAAAAATACGTTTTCAGCCTCTAGATTAGACAGTATAACTCTATTGTCAGTCATTATTTTAGAGCCTCCTTCAACACCTTTAACAATGCCAAAATTATCAGAATTACGAAGAGAAATTAATTTTTCCATTTTCGGCAATACGTTGCGATTTAGATTAATCGACATGTTTTTCTGGGTATGTTCAAAATGTTCTAGTTGGCTTCCCCAAGCAAGTAGCATTTTTCTTAGTTCGGGATTGCTTACCAAATCCATTTTTCCATTATCATATATACTATTGAAGATATCTTGATTAGATTTCAACATAGGTCCCCAAAGGCCATCATTTATCAGTTTATTTAAGTAATCAATACCTAATGTATCAGTCTTTGTGCCAAATAGATTAATTAGTTTCACCAATTGACCCGTTGAATTATCTAT includes these proteins:
- a CDS encoding DUF6090 family protein codes for the protein MGKNKTGKYFKYAIGEIILVVIGILIALSINNWNEKEKSRDSEKLLLTSLKEEFNFNLIQLKQTKNQIDNSTGQLVKLINLFGTKTDTLGIDYLNKLINDGLWGPMLKSNQDIFNSIYDNGKMDLVSNPELRKMLLAWGSQLEHFEHTQKNMSINLNRNVLPKMEKLISLRNSDNFGIVKGVEGGSKIMTDNRVILSNLEAENVFFDHVWELENVASLYPSLSIAIEEIIIQLEK